The sequence GCTGATTGTTTAAACATTTAATTTTATCAATTTAGACTGGATTTGGATGCTTGCAAAAATAAAGTGCGCAAGGCGAGGAGCATGCTAGGACAACAAACAgtgagttatttttttaactataAGATTTAGACTAACAACTGATAAATACATAAACGCATAATGTGTGTCGGCGTGTAATGCACGTGTTGCTTCTTACATTGTGGAGCAAAATCTACATTGTGATGTTTTTACCGTGATCTAATCTTCATTCAAATTCTACTCTTACACATTCCGCTAAATGATCAGAAGGACGGAATTTCACCCGAAGCTGCTCTTGAGCAGGTATAGTTGAGCTTCGTACTTGTGTCATGATTTCACATATGTTTGTTAACCGACGTAGTTCATTTATTGTTTAGTTTTAAGAATTTTTTGACCAAACTTGTTTACCACTTCGAAAGATACACAATTAAATACCTTAATTTCAGGCTGAGCGGGATCTAAGAGTTGCGCAATCGGAATTTGATCGGCAAGCCGAAATCACTAAGCTTCTTCTGGAGGGCATAAGCACAACACAGGCAACACACCTACGACATCTGCATGCTTTTGTTGAGGCACAAGTTCGTTACTATGGACAATGTAATAAAATTATGAGTGACCTGCAACGTGAATTGGTCAGGTAGGTCTAGTATGTCGTTGGTGTTTAGATTTTCCCCTCGGCTTCAAGTTGTTCCTCTGTTAAAATTTCTGAAATTCGTCCACTAACTGGTAGTCAATCTTTCTTTCTCTATCGAATCCACTCCGATTCCTTCCTGTTCGCacaaatgcaaacgaccagcatacGTCCATCAACGCCACGCTTGCGTGTTAACAGTGAGGACGTAGACCTCACTAGTGGACCTCCCTATCTGAACTCATCACAAGTGACACAAGGCAGCAACCCACAGCACGGTCACCAGCAAACAATAACGTTGCATCCGGTACAAGTGCCTCGGAAACCGAAAGTATCGCCGGCCTCCTATCCAATTGCCACTGATGACAGTGTTATTGCTGAACTGGTGGCCAACAGCGATCCCAACGATATTTCTGTACTTTAAATAACCGATACAGTACGGTACTGTGCGATCCCTCTTCCTACGAgctttcgaattctataccctATTTTTGGTCAAGGGATTTCTCCTATTTTCCTTTTCCCTATTTTTTCCCTCTAGCACCATTGTCGTAATAAATGTCATTAATGCTTAGTAACCTAACCGTAGTTTGTTCATGTGTTTAGTTATTTGATGAATAACTGTAAAAATGTAATATATTA comes from Malaya genurostris strain Urasoe2022 chromosome 3, Malgen_1.1, whole genome shotgun sequence and encodes:
- the LOC131436155 gene encoding endophilin-B1 isoform X2, whose amino-acid sequence is MNIKMPDFDVKKFVKDAGSTLSRVVQLTEEKLGTSEKTEMDSHFENLSERSECTKTWTEKIVRDTEAALIPNPANRVEDFIFERIEKAKPKRLSNLEYLGLDMIEGGGEFGQDGAYGSALIKVGQAEQKLGSCERDFIGSAGLCFIQPLKKFLEGEMKTITKEKGILESKRLDLDACKNKVRKARSMLGQQTKDGISPEAALEQAERDLRVAQSEFDRQAEITKLLLEGISTTQATHLRHLHAFVEAQVRYYGQCNKIMSDLQRELVSIRPSTPRLRVNSEDVDLTSGPPYLNSSQVTQGSNPQHGHQQTITLHPVQVPRKPKVSPASYPIATDDSVIAELVANSDPNDISVL
- the LOC131436155 gene encoding endophilin-B1 isoform X4, with amino-acid sequence MNIKMPDFDVKKFVKDAGSTLSRVVQLTEEKLGTSEKTEMDSHFENLSERSECTKTWTEKIVRDTEAALIPNPANRVEDFIFERIEKAKPKRLSNLEYLGLDMIEGGGEFGQDGAYGSALIKVGQAEQKLGSCERDFIGSAGLCFIQPLKKFLEGEMKTITKEKGILESKRLDLDACKNKVRKARSMLGQQTAERDLRVAQSEFDRQAEITKLLLEGISTTQATHLRHLHAFVEAQVRYYGQCNKIMSDLQRELVSIRPSTPRLRVNSEDVDLTSGPPYLNSSQVTQGSNPQHGHQQTITLHPVQVPRKPKVSPASYPIATDDSVIAELVANSDPNDISVL